The Pseudochaenichthys georgianus chromosome 8, fPseGeo1.2, whole genome shotgun sequence genome has a segment encoding these proteins:
- the fscn2a gene encoding fascin-2a, translating into MPTNGFNRALKLQFGLINYDSRYLTAEAFGFKVNASGVSMKKKQIWTLEQDEKDGQVVFLRSHLGRYLASDKDGKITCGAEKPDPDSRFLIVPQSDGRWALQSEPYLRYFGGSADYLSCFAQAIGEQELWAVHLALHPQASLLSVARKRYAHLSASDGEISVDSNIPWGVHSLVTLVYLDGKYSLKTCDSRFLSNDGKLVKENTNTTSFTLELKSGKLAFKDSDGKYLTPVGPTGTLRSGRCSKPGKDELFDLEESHPQVVFQAANKRFVSVKQGVSISANQDVETDMETFQMEIDKESKKSMFRTNGGSYWTLVTHGEIQSTATEVEVNTMFDIEWRGQRVALRASNGKYVCTKKNGQLSAVSDAVGADELFLMKLINRPMLILRGENGFVCHHKNSNTLNANRSVYDIFSLIFNDGAYHVKSVNGRFWYVSRSGLVCSDGEKPEDFFLEFLEHGRVAIKSSDGKYLRGDQGGTLMGDGTNVDVSSLWEY; encoded by the exons ATGCCCACAAACGGATTTAACAGGGCTCTGAAGCTGCAGTTCGGCCTCATCAACTATGACAGCCGCTACCTGACAGCCGAGGCCTTTGGCTTTAAGGTGAATGCCTCGGGCGTCAGCATGAAGAAGAAACAGATCTGGACCCTAGAACAGGATGAGAAAGACGGCCAGGTAGTTTTCCTCCGCAGCCATCTGGGACGCTATCTGGCTTCTGACAAAGATGGGAAGATCACATGTGGGGCAGAGAAGCCTGACCCTGACAGTCGCTTCCTTATTGTGCCTCAATCTGATGGCCGCTGGGCTCTGCAATCAGAGCCTTACCTGCGTTACTTTGGAGGCTCGGCTGACTACCTGTCCTGCTTTGCTCAAGCCATTGGGGAACAAGAGCTGTGGGCCGTCCATTTGGCTTTACACCCGCAGGCCAGCTTGCTCAGCGTGGCACGTAAGCGCTATGCCCATCTGTCTGCTTCAGATGGAGAGATCTCCGTGGACAGTAACATTCCCTGGGGAGTTCACTCCCTGGTCACCTTGGTATACCTCGATGGCAAGTACAGCCTGAAGACCTGTGACAGTCGTTTCCTCAGCAATGATGGCAAACTGGTGAAAGAGAACACCAACACTACAAGCTTTACACTGGAGCTGAAGTCCGGAAAGCTGGCCTTTAAGGACAGTGATGGGAAATATCTGACCCCAGTGGGCCCCACAGGGACGCTGCGGTCCGGCCGCTGCTCCAAGCCTGGAAAAGATGAGCTGTTTGATCTCGAAGAGAGTCATCCACAAGTAGTTTTTCAAGCTGCCAACAAAAGATTTGTCTCTGTCAAACAAG GAGTGAGTATTTCCGCCAATCAGGACGTAGAAACAGACATGGAGACCTTCCAGATGGAGATTGATAAAGAGAGCAAAAAGTCTATGTTCCGGACCAATGGTGGATCTTACTGGACTCTCGTGACTCACGGAGAGATACAGTCCACTGCCACAGAAGT GGAGGTCAACACAATGTTTGACATAGAGTGGCGAGGACAGAGAGTGGCACTCAGAGCAAGTAATGGGAAGTATGTATGTACAAAGAAGAACGGTCAGCTCTCAGCAGTCAGCGATGCAGTCG GTGCTGATGAATTATTCCTGATGAAACTCATCAACCGCCCTATGTTGATCCTTCGTGGAGAGAATGGCTTTGTGTGTCACCACAAGAACTCCAACACTCTGAACGCAAATCGATCAGTCTATGACATTTTCTCATTGATTTTCAATGATGGCGCCTACCATGTCAAAA GTGTGAATGGAAGGTTCTGGTACGTTTCTAGGAGTGGCCTAGTGTGCTCAGATGGAGAAAAACCAGAGGACTTTTTCCTTGAGTTCTTGGAACATGGACGCGTCGCCATTAAGAGCTCTGATGGCAAGTACCTCCGTGGAGACCAGGGAGGTACACTTATGGGTGATGGTACAAATGTTGATGTATCTTCTCTTTGGGAGTATTGA